In the Ipomoea triloba cultivar NCNSP0323 chromosome 6, ASM357664v1 genome, one interval contains:
- the LOC116022353 gene encoding serine/threonine protein phosphatase 2A 55 kDa regulatory subunit B beta isoform-like, whose product MNNGGDGSSGGGGGGLTAPPQPLEWKFSQVFGERTAGEEVQEVDIISAIEFDKTGDHLATGDRGGRVVLFERTDTKKNAGNQRELERMDYQVSRHPEFRYKTEFQSHEPEFDYLKSLEIEEKINKIRWCQTANGALFLLSTNDKTIKFWKVQEKKIKKICNMNIDPSRAVGNGSVASSSISSNPKLCLANGGCTDKLYNNLNALRLPTVTSHESSLAARCRRVYAHAHDYHINSISSNSDGETFISADDLRINLWNLEISNQSFNIVDVKPTNMEELTEVITSAEFHPIHCNMLAYSSSKGSIRLIDLRQSALCDSHSKLFEEHEAPGSRSFFTEIIASLSDIKFAKDGRYILSRDYMTLKLWDINMDSGPVSTFQVHEYLRPKLCDLYENDSIFDKFECCLSGDGLRVATGSYSNLFRVFGCAAGSTEATTLEASKNPMRRQAQTTPSRPSRSLSSITRVVRRGAESPVVDANGNSFDFTTKLLHLAWHPTENSIACAAANSLYMYYA is encoded by the exons TTGATATCATATCTGCCATTGAGTTTGATAAAACTGGGGACCATCTTGCTACTGGTGATCGTGGGGGAAGGGTTGTATTATTTGAAAGGACTGATACAAAGAAG AATGCTGGAAATCAAAGAGAGTTAGAGAGGATGGACTATCAAGTTAGTCGGCATCCAGAGTTTCGGTACAAGACAGAATTTCAAAGCCATGAACCTGAG TTTGATTATCTCAAGAGTTTGGAGATTGAGGAGAAAATTAACAAGATTCGGTGGTGCCAGACAGCTAATGGTGCCCTTTTTCTTTTGTCCACCAATGATAAAACTATAAAGTTTTGGAAG GTACAAgagaagaaaatcaagaaaatatgTAATATGAACATTGATCCTTCCAGAGCTGTTGGAAATGGCAGTGTTGCTAGTTCAAGTATTTCTTCAAATCCAAAATTGTGTCTTGCAAATGGTGGTTGCACTGATAAATTATACAACAATTTGAATGCGCTTCGTTTACCTACG GTTACAAGCCATGAATCCAGCCTTGCAGCAAGATGTAGAAGAGTTTATGCCCATGCCCATGACTATCACATCAATTCCATTTCAAGTAACAG CGATGGCGAAACATTTATATCAGCTGATGATCTCCGAATAAATCTTTGGAACTTGGAAATAAGTAACCAAAGTTTCAACATTGTTGATGTGAAGCCAACAAATATGGAAGAGCTAACAG AGGTTATCACTTCAGCCGAGTTTCATCCAATCCATTGTAACATGTTAGCATATAGTAGTTCCAAAGGATCAATTCGTCTCATTGATTTACGACAATCAGCATTGTGTGACTCACATTCTAAATT GTTTGAGGAACATGAGGCACCTGGTTCAAGATCTTTCTTCACTGAGATAATTGCTTCACTTTCTGATATTAAATTTGCAAAGGATGGAAGATATATACTTAGTCGTGATTACATGACTCTCAag TTATGGGACATAAATATGGATTCTGGTCCTGTTTCAACCTTCCAGGTTCATGAGTATCTAAGACCGAAG CTATGTGATTTATATGAGAATGATTCCATCTTTGATAAATTTGAGTGTTGCTTAAGTGGTGATGGCCTACGAGTAGCTACAGGATCCTATAG TAATCTgtttcgtgtgtttggttgtgcTGCTGGAAGCACCGAGGCAACTACACTGGAAGCTAGTAAAAATCCCATGAG GAGACAAGCTCAGACGACCCCTTCAAGGCCTTCCAGATCCCTAAGCAGTATAACTCGTGTTGTCAGGCGAG GAGCAGAAAGCCCAGTTGTAGATGCAAATGGGAACTCATTTGACTTCACAACGAAATTGCTCCATTTGGCTTGGCATCCAACTGAAAATTCAATTGCTTGCGCTGCTGCAAACAGCCTGTACATGTATTATGCGTAA
- the LOC116023641 gene encoding dof zinc finger protein DOF3.1 translates to MNMQQEPPPLYPPPPPINPQLPEQEHLKCPRCGSMNTKFCYYNNYNLSQPRYFCKSCKRYWTKGGVLRNIPVGGASRKTTKRSSSSSSSSSDEKRSSTTSSSPSSTAAKSSSSALPGADVNSHLALSIGGHSGGFLDGSGKHLGGFHDNPSRNSGSGSGSDCVDNGGRNGGQLA, encoded by the coding sequence ATGAATATGCAGCAAGAGCCACCGCCTTTAtaccctcctcctcctccgatCAATCCTCAATTGCCGGAGCAAGAGCATCTGAAATGCCCCAGGTGCGGCTCCATGAACACAAAGTTCTGCTATTACAACAATTACAACCTCTCCCAGCCCCGCTACTTCTGCAAGAGCTGCAAAAGGTATTGGACTAAAGGCGGCGTTCTCCGGAACATCCCCGTCGGCGGCGCCTCCCGGAAGACCACCAAGCGCtcgtcgtcttcttcttcttcttcttccgaTGAGAAACGCTCCTCAACGACGTCGTCTTCGCCCTCGTCAACGGCGGCGAAGTCGTCGTCTTCTGCTCTTCCCGGTGCCGATGTGAATTCGCATTTGGCGTTGTCGATTGGGGGGCATTCTGGGGGTTTCCTAGACGGGTCGGGTAAGCATTTAGGCGGGTTTCATGATAACCCGAGTAGAAATTCTGGTTCTGGGTCGGGCTCCGATTGTGTCGACAATGGAGGCAGGAATGGCGGCCAGCTGGCCTGA